Proteins co-encoded in one Flavobacteriales bacterium genomic window:
- a CDS encoding ABC transporter permease: protein MNTSFFIAKRYLFSKKSTNVINIISGISVVGIAVSVMSMIIILSAINGLESLVDVLSSKFDADIRITPSEGKSFNRKEFDFGFVKNQEGIQAYSETVEELCIVKYGDRFVHAMLKGVEPSFFEVSNVGFHLEDGDTVLKEDEFYFCMVDVSIAAGLELYVNSRPGEYESVTLFAPIRNKKIKINNDPFNRQTTLLSGVFNVDSDDELKPVLVHRDLAAAMLEYGDDISAVEIKVSDPAQANRIKNQLQEHYGSDFKVKTRYEQNELLYKVSQSEKYFILAMLSFVLLLTGFNILASLTMLVMDKKNDIAVLKSMGADKRFIRSVFFGEGMMINFFGAFSGMILGSVIVLTQYYFHVVPLEGAVIDHYPVQLNAMDFIWIFGIVVLVGASCSYFPVRYLVKKHF, encoded by the coding sequence TTGAATACTTCGTTTTTTATAGCAAAACGGTATTTGTTTTCTAAAAAATCCACCAACGTTATCAATATCATTTCCGGTATTTCCGTGGTGGGTATTGCTGTCAGTGTAATGTCCATGATTATCATTTTATCGGCCATTAACGGACTAGAATCTTTGGTAGATGTTTTATCTTCTAAATTCGATGCGGATATCCGAATTACTCCATCTGAGGGAAAATCCTTTAACAGAAAAGAATTTGATTTCGGGTTTGTAAAAAACCAGGAGGGCATACAAGCTTATTCGGAAACAGTAGAGGAATTGTGCATCGTTAAATACGGCGATCGTTTTGTGCATGCCATGCTAAAAGGTGTTGAGCCCTCTTTTTTTGAGGTGAGTAATGTAGGATTTCATCTTGAGGATGGAGATACCGTATTAAAGGAAGATGAGTTTTATTTTTGCATGGTGGATGTTTCTATTGCTGCGGGATTGGAGCTTTACGTTAATTCCCGACCCGGTGAGTACGAATCGGTAACGCTGTTCGCACCGATCCGCAACAAAAAAATAAAAATCAATAACGATCCTTTTAATCGTCAGACCACCTTGCTATCGGGAGTTTTTAATGTGGATTCCGATGATGAATTGAAACCGGTATTGGTGCATCGCGATCTAGCTGCGGCTATGCTTGAATATGGTGACGATATTTCGGCAGTGGAGATTAAAGTGAGTGATCCTGCACAAGCCAACAGAATAAAAAATCAACTTCAGGAACATTACGGATCAGATTTTAAGGTGAAAACCCGATACGAGCAGAATGAGTTGTTGTATAAAGTCAGCCAAAGCGAAAAGTATTTTATTCTGGCCATGTTATCGTTTGTTTTGTTATTGACCGGCTTTAATATTTTGGCTTCATTAACCATGCTGGTAATGGATAAGAAAAATGATATTGCCGTGTTAAAAAGTATGGGTGCCGATAAACGATTTATCCGCTCTGTTTTTTTTGGTGAGGGCATGATGATTAATTTTTTCGGAGCCTTCTCGGGAATGATCTTGGGCTCTGTCATTGTTCTGACGCAATATTATTTTCACGTTGTACCATTGGAAGGTGCGGTTATCGATCATTACCCGGTTCAATTAAACGCTATGGATTTCATTTGGATTTTCGGAATAGTGGTGTTGGTTGGAGCGAGTTGTTCTTATTTTCCGGTCCGTTATCTCGTTAAAAAGCATTTTTGA
- a CDS encoding leucine-rich repeat domain-containing protein encodes MRTLLILCMVFITGMSVAQEADTMKVYTSLESAMKNPEAVYKLRLSKMDLKEFPMEILKMKNLRVLDLTKNKIKTIPQEIGQLQHLEVLNLSRNRLVEIPAGIGGLVNLRSLILNQNEIESIPKEIGNLKKLEYLDMWSNNLWSFPEELKELVSLKEFDLRNIQLTFKEQEYINSLLPKTKIHYSPACNCAK; translated from the coding sequence ATGAGAACATTATTGATCCTTTGCATGGTTTTTATCACCGGTATGTCGGTGGCACAGGAGGCGGACACCATGAAGGTGTATACGAGTCTGGAATCGGCTATGAAAAATCCGGAGGCGGTTTACAAATTGCGTTTATCGAAGATGGACCTGAAGGAATTTCCAATGGAGATTTTAAAAATGAAAAATCTGCGTGTTCTGGATCTAACCAAAAACAAAATAAAAACTATACCACAGGAAATTGGTCAACTGCAACACCTGGAAGTGTTGAATTTATCGCGCAATCGACTGGTAGAAATTCCTGCAGGCATTGGTGGATTAGTCAACCTTCGCTCACTTATTCTGAATCAGAATGAAATCGAATCCATCCCCAAGGAAATCGGCAATCTTAAAAAACTGGAATACCTCGACATGTGGAGCAATAATTTATGGTCCTTCCCCGAAGAACTGAAAGAGTTGGTTAGTCTGAAAGAGTTTGATTTACGAAATATACAATTGACCTTTAAGGAGCAGGAATACATCAACTCGCTTTTGCCAAAAACAAAAATTCATTACTCGCCAGCCTGCAACTGCGCCAAGTAA